A region from the Vicia villosa cultivar HV-30 ecotype Madison, WI linkage group LG3, Vvil1.0, whole genome shotgun sequence genome encodes:
- the LOC131654941 gene encoding BURP domain protein USPL1-like: MRLSISSCTFILFTLLFSLIIQENYARKINNIMEVENSDHEDQHNSHKNHHQNQLEPELNVFFVPTDLKIGKIMPIYFSKKDISTTPKFLPKEDSEKLPFTPKKLPLLLDFFSIPKDSPQAKAMKYTLDQCNFEPMEGETKFCATSLESLFDFANSMFGPNSNFKFLTTKHVTESTIPLQNYTITKVNKISVPNAFGCHPMPYPYAVFYCHTQKGDANLYEIVVEGENGGVVEAAAICHIDTSKWDADHVAFRVLNTRPGKSPVCHFFPPDNLVLVPTP; this comes from the exons atgagACTTTCAATTTCTTCTTGCACCTTCATCCTATTCACCCTACTCTTCTCTTTG ATTATTCAAGAGAATTATGCTAGAAAGATAAACAATATCATGGAAGTTGAAAATTCTGATCATGAAGATCAACACAATTCTCATAAGaatcatcatcaaaaccaactAGAGCCTGAATTGAACGTATTTTTCGTTCCGACCGATCTAAAAATCGGAAAAATAATGCCGATTTATTTTTCGAAAAAAGACATATCAACAACTCCAAAATTTCTCCCCAAAGAAGACTCCGAAAAACTCCCTTTCACCCCAAAAAAACTCCCTCTCCTTCTAGATTTCTTCTCCATCCCAAAAGACTCACCACAAGCCAAAGCCATGAAGTACACACTAGACCAATGCAACTTTGAGCCAATGGAAGGCGAAACAAAATTCTGCGCAACATCATTAGAATCTCTATTCGATTTCGCAAACTCCATGTTCGGTCCAAACTCAAACTTCAAGTTTTTGAccacaaaacatgtcacagaatcCACCATCCCTTTACAAAACTACACCATAACAAAAGTGAACAAAATCTCAGTTCCTAATGCTTTTGGATGTCACCCCATGCCGTACCCTTATGCGGTATTCTATTGTCATACACAAAAGGGTGATGCCAATTTGTATGAGATTGTTGTTGAAGGAGAGAACGGTGGAGTTGTTGAAGCTGCGGCGATTTGTCATATAGATACTTCGAAATGGGACGCCGATCATGTCGCCTTTCGAGTTCTTAATACTCGGCCGGGGAAGTCTCCGGTGTGCCATTTTTTTCCGCCTGATAATCTGGTTTTGGTTCCTACACCATAA